Sequence from the Undibacterium piscinae genome:
CGCTATCAGACCGTGTACGGCAAACTGCTGCAAAGAAAACAATTATCATGAGCCAGACTATTGCGCAAAATTTGGCCGGTTCAGGCTTAAGCATGGCCCTGGTCGGTCCTTTGCCACCCTCCTCGGGTGGCATGGCCAACCAGACCCTGCAACTGGCGAAATTACTGCGCAACGATGGTATCGCGGTGGAGCTGATACAGGTCAACCGGCCGTATCCGCGCTGGGTGGCAGAACTACGCGGACTACGCGCGCTATTCCGGCTATTTCCTTATCTGCGGCAGTTATGGCAAGTCTGCGGCAAAGTCGATTTAGTCCATATCATGGCCAATTCCGGCTGGTCCTGGCATTTATTCGCCGCCCCTGCGATCTGGATTGCCTACCTGAGGGGAACTCCGGTAATCGTCAATTACCGGGGTGGCGAAGCGGCCAGCTTCTTTGAAAAATCCATTTTCTGGGTCAAGCCCAGTCTGAATAAAGCCAGCGCGATTATCGTACCATCGGGTTTTCTCGAGGAAATTTTTAAGCGACACGGCTTTACGCCACAAATTGTGCCTAACATCATCGATTTTAGCCGTTTCTTTGCCTCTGACACCAAAGCAGTTGCGGCTTGGGTAAGCACTCCCCATTTATTGGTCGCACGGAATTTAGAGCTCATTTACGACAATGCCACGGCGGTTGAAGCGTTTAAAATCGTGCATGATGCCGTTCCCATGGCACGCCTGACCATCGCCGGCTCAGGCCCGCAGCTGCAGCCGCTGCAAGCGCAGATACGGCGTCTGGGGCTGGAACAAGCCGTCACGTTTACCGGACGCATGGACAACCACGATATGCCGCAGCTTTACCGTAGCGCCGATATCATGCTCAATCCGACCACCGCAGACAATATGCCGATCTCGATCCTGGAAGCGCTGGCCAGCGAAATACCGGTCGTTACGACGAATGCGGGCGGCATACCATTTTTAGTCAGGCACGAAAAAACCGCCTTACTGGTAGCGGTCAATGATCCGGTTGCCATGGCCGAAGCGGTACTCTCTTTACTGCGCAATCCGGCTAAGGCAGAACAATTGCGCAA
This genomic interval carries:
- a CDS encoding glycosyltransferase family 4 protein, whose product is MAGSGLSMALVGPLPPSSGGMANQTLQLAKLLRNDGIAVELIQVNRPYPRWVAELRGLRALFRLFPYLRQLWQVCGKVDLVHIMANSGWSWHLFAAPAIWIAYLRGTPVIVNYRGGEAASFFEKSIFWVKPSLNKASAIIVPSGFLEEIFKRHGFTPQIVPNIIDFSRFFASDTKAVAAWVSTPHLLVARNLELIYDNATAVEAFKIVHDAVPMARLTIAGSGPQLQPLQAQIRRLGLEQAVTFTGRMDNHDMPQLYRSADIMLNPTTADNMPISILEALASEIPVVTTNAGGIPFLVRHEKTALLVAVNDPVAMAEAVLSLLRNPAKAEQLRKAGLELVSQYTWSEVRKRLLKVYAEVATPNNTGSGQPLAGELD